In Gallus gallus isolate bGalGal1 chromosome Z, bGalGal1.mat.broiler.GRCg7b, whole genome shotgun sequence, one DNA window encodes the following:
- the LOC101748927 gene encoding uncharacterized protein LOC101748927, with amino-acid sequence MEASAKRVQAWGGQEEAERPTQAPPHRRVMVPEVGGVHRGAITMELNSELTGWSHLCYCGRDQRLAMMVDGSSLFVPATLVLLYGLMFLVAGISLLTVIPNLQAGRKCFWWRRWWRQAAAPEPGAERQAGRHSSPRSEPWCPCSKADQELQQLVLSGLPGCRPVLGPDFWQAAWRDLEELVEQNSLSCHCCSSREGQAEARRHPGKKQQDHQGHPKESAKIPLPLGAAPKETQRPAAAAALPGPARATLQKDSGAQTDTSDLLLADAEATGRQRHCAVPDNISKPQLSQMSCMQVSVHTAKKCLDVNLHVFPEAVRRPTELLQHPQPTHGAPVSTLKRKCPLHPDQVPRQQHGARAPGCHRAPTYFCSREAWFLPEEEREALELHTCSMKQKHPGNQPAASWEKESTSTYKTAPSEADWAEAGAKGHKRWPWCKNCPGRGESTWSTKAERSSSPPGSVTF; translated from the exons ATGGAGGCCAGTGCAAAGCGTGTGCAGGCGtggggtgggcaggaggaggcagagcgCCCTACCCAGGCTCCACCTCACAGGCGTGTCATGGTTCCAGAGGTGGGTGGGGTGCACCGTGGCGCCATCACAATGGAACTCAATTCTGAGCTCACGGGGTGGTCCCACCTCTGCTATTGCGGTCGTGACCAGCGTTTAGCGATGATGGTTGACGGCAGCTCTCTCTTTGTCCCCGCTACCCTTGTCCTTCTCTACGGCCTCATGTTTCTGGTGGCCGGAATCTCCCTGCTCACCGTGATCCCAAACCTGCAG GCCGGCAGAAAATGCTTTTGGTGGAGGAGATGGTGGCGGCAAGCAGCGGCACCAGAGCCAG GTGCTGagagacaggcaggcaggcacagcaGTCCCCGGAGCGAGCCATGGTGCCCCTGCAGTAAGGCTGACcaggagctccagcagctggtcCTGTCGGGACTGCCTGGGTGCAGGCCTGTGCTGGGCCCCGACTTCTGGCAGGCGGCCTGGAGGGACCTGGAGGAACTGGTGGAGCAGAACAGCCTGTCGTGCCACTGTTGCAGCTCTCGTGAG GGCCAGGCTGAGGCACGGCGGCATCCCgggaagaagcagcaggacCACCAGGGCCACCCCAAGGAGTCAGCAAAGATTCCTTTGCCTCTGGGTGCAGCACCTAAGGAGACACAAcgtccagcagctgctgcagcacttccaGGCCCAGCCAGAGCAACACTGCAGAAGGACAGCGGCGCTCAAACGGACACCTCAGACCTGCTTCTGGCTGACGCTGAAGCTACCGGGAGGCAACGCCACTGTGCAGTGCCTGACAACATCTCAAAGCCACAGCTCAGTCAGATGTCTTGCATGCAGGTCTCCGTGCACACAGCCAAAAAGTGCCTGGACGTCAATCTCCACGTCTTCCCTGAGGCAGTTCGGAGGCCcacagaactgctgcagcaTCCACAGCCAACACATGGTGCCCCGGTCTCCACACTCAAAAGGAAGTGCCCCCTCCATCCTGACCAGGTCCCGCGGCAGCAGCATGGGGCCAGGGCACCAGGATGCCACCGCGCTCCCACGTACTTCTGCAGCCGTGAGGCTTGGTTCCTGCCCGAGGAGGAGCGcgaggccctggagctgcaCACCTGCTCCATGAAGCAGAAGCACCCTGGGAACCAGCCAGCAGCGTCCTGGGAGAAGGAGTCCACCAGCACATATAAGACTGCACCATCTGAGGCAGACTGGGCTGAGGCAGGTGCCAAAGGACACAAGCGGTGGCCCTGGTGCAAGAATTGCCCTGGGAGAGGCGAGAGCACCTGGAGCACCAAAGCAGAACGCAGCAGCTCTCCACCTGGCAGCGTAACGTTCTGA